The following are encoded in a window of Anopheles stephensi strain Indian chromosome X, UCI_ANSTEP_V1.0, whole genome shotgun sequence genomic DNA:
- the LOC118507350 gene encoding uncharacterized protein LOC118507350 isoform X1, whose product MRLTRLFYSTLLIGILQISHPFMSFAYCEKSSRLKCRKALQLTVAEDQVEVVKSVSPGDEAAKRDNDSDQVALESVDQDLQGSAPVQSYPQHLPSPLGHGAGGLGVGGPGLAKHGPGPQHGPVPHHGPPIPHGPSRGSLSLGQPFGPPPPPPQALPVAHAYHGPPPPPPPPGTLKAQASELSPEKLYGPPPAGNELWSSPLQDMPKIVSLDVKCEKQGMKVFVRFDKPFFGIVFSKGHYSNVNCVHLPAGLGKTSASFDIGIHECGTAGNTDNVLYNGYSGTDTNAGSYFENIIVLQYDPQVQEVWDQARKLRCTWHDQYEKSVTFRPFPVDMLDVIRADFAGDNVGCWMQIQVGKGPWASEVSGLVKIGQTMTMVLAIKDDDSKFDMLVRNCMAHDGKRAPIQLVDQRGCVTRPKLMSRFTKIKNFGASASVLSYAHFQAFKFPDSMEVHFQCTIQICRYQCPDQCTDPGVLDVHHLSGGPEHQQYGPPPPPPPPQSLDAHVFTSNRKRDDRRIRRTRATEPDQKEDVGLNRVIRVVSPGDLTFPIGPNSPNDTDAATMVFSAREEGLICMTTPGFTVTIVVLLSILLASCITSAFLCIRLKPFSLSLAKERSVAFTNPHLTPSVSGAVLTSGASSIVGTLKSTKSGATGSKTRMFYT is encoded by the exons ATCAGTCATCCTTTTATGTCATTTGCTTACTGTGAAAAATCGTCTCGGTTAAAGTGCAGGAAGGCGTTGCAG TTGACGGTAGCCGAGGATCAGGTCGAGGTGGTGAAATCGGTTAGCCCGGGCGATGAGGCTGCCAAGCGCGATAACGATTCGGACCAAGTGGCGCTCGAGTCGGTCGATCAGGATCTGCAAGGATCGGCACCGGTACAGTCCTACCCGCAACACCTACCATCACCGTTGGGTCACGGTGCGGGAGGCTTGGGAGTAGGAGGACCGGGACTTGCCAAACATGGACCAGGACCACAGCACGGTCCAGTGCCGCACCATGGACCACCGATACCGCACGGACCTAGCCGAG GATCTCTAAGTCTTGGTCAACCGTTcggaccaccgccaccacctccCCAAGCACTGCCCGTAGCACACGCATACcacggaccaccaccaccaccaccacctccaggAACCCTGAAAGCCCAAGCCAGTGAGCTCAGCCCAGAGAAGCTGTACGGGCCGCCACCTGCCGGCAACGAACTATGGTCCTCACCGCTCCAGGACATGCCGAAAATAGTTTCGCTAGACGTCAAGTGCGAGAAGCAAGGCATGAAGGTGTTCGTTCGGTTCGATAAACCATTCTTCGGCATCGTCTTCTCCAAGGGTCACTACAGCAACGTCAACTGTGTGCATCTGCCGGCCGGGCTCGGCAAAACGTCCGCCTCGTTCGATATCGGCATCCACGAGTGCGGTACGGCTGGCAACACGGACAACGTCCTGTACAATGGTTACTCCGGCACGGACACGAACGCCGGCTCCTACTTCGAGAACATCATCGTGCTGCAGTACGATCCGCAGGTGCAGGAAGTGTGGGATCAGGCCCGCAAGCTTCGCTGCACCTGGCACGATCAGTACGAGAAGTCGGTCACCTTCCGGCCGTTCCCGGTCGACATGCTGGACGTGATTCGGGCCGATTTTGCGGGCGACAACGTGGGCTGCTGGATGCAGATCCAGGTCGGCAAGGGTCCGTGGGCGTCGGAAGTGTCCGGGTTGGTAAAGATCGGCcaaacgatgacgatggtgctGGCGATCAAGGACGACGACAGCAAGTTCGACATGCTGGTGCGCAACTGTATGGCGCACGATGGCAAGCGGGCACCGATTCAGCTGGTCGACCAGCGTGGTTGCGTGACCCGGCCGAAGCTGATGTCACGCTTTACCAAGATCAAGAACTTCGGTGCGAGCGCTTCGGTACTGTCGTACGCCCACTTCCAAGCGTTCAAGTTCCCGGACTCGATGGAGGTACACTTCCAGTGTACGATTCAGATCTGCCGCTACCAGTGCCCGGACCAGTGTACCGATCCGGGTGTGCTCGACGTACATCATCTCTCGGGCGGACCGGAACACCAGCAGTAcggaccaccgccaccaccaccgcccccACAGTCACTCGATGCGCACGTCTTCACCTCCAACCGGAAGCGTGACGATCGGCGGATTCGACGCACGCGTGCAACCGAACCGGACCAGAAGGAGGACGTCGGGCTGAACCGTGTCATTCGCGTAGTGTCACCGGGCGATCTTACCTTCCCGATCGGGCCAAACTCACCGAACGATACCGATGCTGCCACGATGGTGTTTTCCGCCCGCGAGGAAGGTCTCATCTGTATGACCACACCCGGGTTCACCGTAACGATTGTTGTGCTACTGTCCATTCTGCTTGCGTCCTGCATCACGTCCGCCTTTCTCTGCATACGCCTCAAACCGTTCTCGCTATCGCTAGCGAAGGAACGTTCGGTCGCATTCACCAATCCACATCTGACACCGTCCGTCTCCGGTGCGGTGCTGACCAGTGGTGCTAGCTCCATCGTCGGTACGCTCAAGTCAACGAAGTCGGGCGCCACCGGCAGCAAAACGCGCATGTTCTACACCTGA
- the LOC118507346 gene encoding mucin-5AC-like isoform X2: MDRYLLTSLLLVCLVFAYAPEAAAQKARVCFAQSNDYSTTTAIGFCSHAVYIALNPTSKGFVGLLNPANDADDLLGGIKKFVGRKTVYPYVEMYLGVLGSVAASNILWLNSAATRKTFIDLLVPKVQEYPAISGVYLDFVGVTTTYANGYSTFVSELYTALTAKNLKLITALPWDATASADIYFNPTLPLLPFNVIKTHEDMYSTTTNTHPISPLFALSSPFNVETKTIYNNVFRWVIKGFVPSSIIVSLPMYSLKFTTAGGTQFNSAATAVTTDTYCNALLFASTNTVGTPQGGEGFAYSSNTFYTYNSPAGVTDKLMFVTGTNLGGVAVYSLDQAGGTNAEMLRQVTSVLAPTPPASATYPAAETAVCGVPITFPTPPTTTTTTTTTTTTTPTTTTTPPTTAPTTAPATTASTASTASTASTASTASTAPTTAPATTASTASTAPTTAPATTASTASTASTASTASTASTASTAPTTAPATTASTASTASTASTASTASTASTASTAPTTAPATTASTASTASTASTASTASTASTASTASTASTASTASTASTAPTTAPATTASTASTASTAPTTAPATTASTASTASTASTASTASTASTAPTTAPATTASTASTASTASTASTASTAPTTAPATTASTASTASTAPTTAPATTASTASTASTASTASTASTASTASTASTASTASTGSTASTASTAPTTAPATTASTASTASTASTASTASTASTASTASTASTAPTTAPATTASTASTASTASTASTASTASTASTASTASTASTASTGSTASTASTAPTTAPATTASTASTASTASTASTASTASTASTASTGSTASTASTAPTTAPATTASTASTASTASTASTASTASTASTASTASTGSTASTASTAPTTAPATTASTASTASTASTASTASTASTASTASTASTASTGSTASTASTASTASTASTASTASTASTASTAPTTAPDTTASTAATTPTTTTTTTPTTTTVSTPTTTTSSVATTIAASPTTCNLLVREEYSSLVAEFCSNFKAVAAFNTEGASCGIVA; this comes from the exons ATGGATCGATATCTGTTGACAAGCTTGTTGCTGGTGTGTCTGGTGTTCG CGTACGCACCAGAGGCAGCAGCACAGA AggcgcgcgtgtgttttgCCCAGTCCAACGACTACAGTACGACCACAGCGATAGGGTTCTGTTCGCACGCCGTCTACATTGCACTGAATCCTACCTCCAAAGGTTTCGTGGGTTTGCTGAACCCGGCCAACGATGCGGATGATCTTCTAG GCGGCATCAAGAAGTTCGTTGGCCGCAAAACAGTCTACCCGTATGTGGAGATGTATTTGGGTGTGCTGGGCAGTGTTGCGGCGAGCAACATTCTCTGGCTAAACTCAGCGGCGACGCGCAAAACGTTCATCGATCTGCTCGTTCCAAAGGTGCAGGAATATCCGGCAATCAGTGGCGTGTACTTGGATTTCGTAGGAGTAACGACCACCTACGCG AACGGGTACAGTACCTTCGTGTCGGAGCTTTATACGGCTCTCACCGCTAAAAACTTGAAGCTGATCACAGCTTTACCGTGGGATGCGACTGCCTCGGCCGATATTTACTTTAACCCAACGCTGCCGCTCTTGCCGTTCAACGTGATCAAAACCCATGAAGACATGTACTCGACGACTACGAACACCCATCCAATCAGTCCACTGTTCGCACTCTCATCGCCATTCAATGTCGAGACGAAAACCATC TACAATAACGTGTTCAGATGGGTGATTAAGGGTTTCGTGCCAAGCTCGATTATCGTCAGTTTGCCAATGTACAGTCTTAAGTTTACCACAGCAGGTGGGACACAGTTTAATTCTGCTGCCACAGCTGTCACAACGGACACATATTGTAAT GCTTTGCTGTTCGCATCCACGAATACTGTTGGCACTCCGCAAGGAGGCGAAGGATTTGCCTACAGCTCAAACACCTTCTACACGTACAATTCACCCGCTGGCGTGACAGATAAGCTGATGTTTGTGACAGGCACAAACCTGGGCGGAGTTGCCGTATATTCGCTAGATCAGGCGGGTGGTACTAATGCGGAgatgcttcggcaggtgactAGCGTGCTTGCACCGACACCGCCCGCTTCAGCTACCTATCCTGCGGCAGAAACAgcggtgtgtggtgtgcccATAACCTTCCCAACACCGCCGAccacaacaacgacgacgacaacaacaacgactaCCACACCTACTACAACCACTACTCCACCTACTACTGCTCCTACTACTGCTCCTGCCACAACAGCATCGACTGCATCAACAGCGTCAACGGCGTCAACTGCGTCAACAGCGTCAACAGCACCTACTACTGCTCCTGCCACAACGGcatcaacagcatcaacagcaccTACTACAGCTCCTGCCACGACTGCAtcaacagcttcaacagcttcaacagcATCAACTGCTTCCACAGCGtcaacagcatcaacagcaccTACTACTGCTCCTGCCACGACTGCATCAACAGCATCAACGGCTTCAACAGCATCAACTGCGtcaacagcatcaacagcgTCAACAGCATCCACAGCACCTACTACTGCTCCTGCCACGACTGCATCAACAGCATCAACGGCTTCAACAGCATCAACTGCGtcaacagcatcaacagcgtcaacagcatcaacagcgtcaacagcatcaacagcttcaacagcttcaacagcttcaacagcACCTACTACTGCTCCTGCCACAACTGCATCGACTGCATCAACAGCATCCACAGCACCTACTACTGCTCCTGCTACGACTGCATCGACTGCATCAACTGCGtcaacagcttcaacagcttcaacagcttcaacagcttcaacagcACCTACTACTGCTCCTGCCACAACAGCATCGACTGCATCAACAGCGtcaacagcttcaacagcttcaacagcttcaacagcACCTACTACTGCTCCTGCTACGACTGCATCGACTGCATCAACAGCATCTACAGCACCTACTACTGCTCCTGCCACAACGGCATCAACTGCATCAACAGCCtcaacagcatcaacagcgTCTACCGCATCTACAGCTTCTACCGCATCTACAGCATCAACTGCGTCAACAGCATCAACAGGGtcaacagcatcaacagcatccACAGCACCTACTACTGCTCCTGCCACAACAGCATCGACTGCAtcaacagcttcaacagcttcaacagcGTCTACCGCATCTACAGCTTCTACCGCATCT acagcatcaacagcatccACAGCACCTACTACTGCTCCTGCCACAACAGCATCGACTGCAtcaacagcttcaacagcttcaacagcttcaacagcGTCTACCGCATCTACAGCTTCTACCGCATCTACAGCATCAACTGCGTCAACAGCATCAACAGGatcaacagcatcaacagcatccACAGCACCTACTACTGCTCCTGCCACAACAGCATCGACTGCAtcaacagcttcaacagcttcaacagcGTCTACCGCATCTACAGCTTCTACCGCATCTACAGCATCAACAGGGtcaacagcatcaacagcatccACAGCACCTACTACTGCTCCTGCCACAACAGCATCGACTGCAtcaacagcttcaacagcttcaacagcttcaacagcGTCTACCGCATCTACAGCTTCTACCGCATCTACAGCATCAACAGGGtcaacagcatcaacagcatccACAGCACCTACTACTGCTCCTGCCACAACAGCATCGACTGCAtcaacagcttcaacagcttcaacagcGTCTACCGCATCTACAGCTTCTACCGCATCTACAGCATCAACTGCGTCAACAGCATCAACAGGGtcaacagcatcaacagcgTCAACAGCGtcaacagcatcaacagcatcaacagcatcaacagcttcaacagcatcaaccgcATCAACAGCACCCACTACGGCTCCTGACACAACTGCATCAACTGCAGCCACTACACCGactactacaactacaacAACACCTACAACAACTACGGTATCTACACCCACAACTACTACCTCCTCCGTCGCCACGACAATCGCCGCGTCACCGACCACGTGCAACCTGTTGGTGCGAGAAGAGTACAGCAGTCTTGTAGCGGAGTTCTGCTCCAACTTCAAGGCAGTTGCAGCATTTAATACCGAAGGTGCCAGCTGTGGCATCGTAGCATAA
- the LOC118507346 gene encoding mucin-5AC-like isoform X1 translates to MDRYLLTSLLLVCLVFAYAPEAAAQKARVCFAQSNDYSTTTAIGFCSHAVYIALNPTSKGFVGLLNPANDADDLLGGIKKFVGRKTVYPYVEMYLGVLGSVAASNILWLNSAATRKTFIDLLVPKVQEYPAISGVYLDFVGVTTTYANGYSTFVSELYTALTAKNLKLITALPWDATASADIYFNPTLPLLPFNVIKTHEDMYSTTTNTHPISPLFALSSPFNVETKTIYNNVFRWVIKGFVPSSIIVSLPMYSLKFTTAGGTQFNSAATAVTTDTYCNALLFASTNTVGTPQGGEGFAYSSNTFYTYNSPAGVTDKLMFVTGTNLGGVAVYSLDQAGGTNAEMLRQVTSVLAPTPPASATYPAAETAVCGVPITFPTPPTTTTTTTTTTTTTPTTTTTPPTTAPTTAPATTASTASTASTASTASTASTAPTTAPATTASTASTAPTTAPATTASTASTASTASTASTASTASTAPTTAPATTASTASTASTASTASTASTASTASTAPTTAPATTASTASTASTASTASTASTASTASTASTASTASTASTASTAPTTAPATTASTASTASTAPTTAPATTASTASTASTASTASTASTASTAPTTAPATTASTASTASTASTASTASTAPTTAPATTASTASTASTAPTTAPATTASTASTASTASTASTASTASTASTASTASTASTGSTASTASTAPTTAPATTASTASTASTASTASTASTASTASTASTASTASTGSTASTASTAPTTAPATTASTASTASTASTASTASTASTASTASTASTASTASTGSTASTASTAPTTAPATTASTASTASTASTASTASTASTASTASTGSTASTASTAPTTAPATTASTASTASTASTASTASTASTASTASTASTGSTASTASTAPTTAPATTASTASTASTASTASTASTASTASTASTASTASTGSTASTASTASTASTASTASTASTASTASTAPTTAPDTTASTAATTPTTTTTTTPTTTTVSTPTTTTSSVATTIAASPTTCNLLVREEYSSLVAEFCSNFKAVAAFNTEGASCGIVA, encoded by the exons ATGGATCGATATCTGTTGACAAGCTTGTTGCTGGTGTGTCTGGTGTTCG CGTACGCACCAGAGGCAGCAGCACAGA AggcgcgcgtgtgttttgCCCAGTCCAACGACTACAGTACGACCACAGCGATAGGGTTCTGTTCGCACGCCGTCTACATTGCACTGAATCCTACCTCCAAAGGTTTCGTGGGTTTGCTGAACCCGGCCAACGATGCGGATGATCTTCTAG GCGGCATCAAGAAGTTCGTTGGCCGCAAAACAGTCTACCCGTATGTGGAGATGTATTTGGGTGTGCTGGGCAGTGTTGCGGCGAGCAACATTCTCTGGCTAAACTCAGCGGCGACGCGCAAAACGTTCATCGATCTGCTCGTTCCAAAGGTGCAGGAATATCCGGCAATCAGTGGCGTGTACTTGGATTTCGTAGGAGTAACGACCACCTACGCG AACGGGTACAGTACCTTCGTGTCGGAGCTTTATACGGCTCTCACCGCTAAAAACTTGAAGCTGATCACAGCTTTACCGTGGGATGCGACTGCCTCGGCCGATATTTACTTTAACCCAACGCTGCCGCTCTTGCCGTTCAACGTGATCAAAACCCATGAAGACATGTACTCGACGACTACGAACACCCATCCAATCAGTCCACTGTTCGCACTCTCATCGCCATTCAATGTCGAGACGAAAACCATC TACAATAACGTGTTCAGATGGGTGATTAAGGGTTTCGTGCCAAGCTCGATTATCGTCAGTTTGCCAATGTACAGTCTTAAGTTTACCACAGCAGGTGGGACACAGTTTAATTCTGCTGCCACAGCTGTCACAACGGACACATATTGTAAT GCTTTGCTGTTCGCATCCACGAATACTGTTGGCACTCCGCAAGGAGGCGAAGGATTTGCCTACAGCTCAAACACCTTCTACACGTACAATTCACCCGCTGGCGTGACAGATAAGCTGATGTTTGTGACAGGCACAAACCTGGGCGGAGTTGCCGTATATTCGCTAGATCAGGCGGGTGGTACTAATGCGGAgatgcttcggcaggtgactAGCGTGCTTGCACCGACACCGCCCGCTTCAGCTACCTATCCTGCGGCAGAAACAgcggtgtgtggtgtgcccATAACCTTCCCAACACCGCCGAccacaacaacgacgacgacaacaacaacgactaCCACACCTACTACAACCACTACTCCACCTACTACTGCTCCTACTACTGCTCCTGCCACAACAGCATCGACTGCATCAACAGCGTCAACGGCGTCAACTGCGTCAACAGCGTCAACAGCACCTACTACTGCTCCTGCCACAACGGcatcaacagcatcaacagcaccTACTACAGCTCCTGCCACGACTGCAtcaacagcttcaacagcttcaacagcATCAACTGCTTCCACAGCGtcaacagcatcaacagcaccTACTACTGCTCCTGCCACGACTGCATCAACAGCATCAACGGCTTCAACAGCATCAACTGCGtcaacagcatcaacagcgTCAACAGCATCCACAGCACCTACTACTGCTCCTGCCACGACTGCATCAACAGCATCAACGGCTTCAACAGCATCAACTGCGtcaacagcatcaacagcgtcaacagcatcaacagcgtcaacagcatcaacagcttcaacagcttcaacagcttcaacagcACCTACTACTGCTCCTGCCACAACTGCATCGACTGCATCAACAGCATCCACAGCACCTACTACTGCTCCTGCTACGACTGCATCGACTGCATCAACTGCGtcaacagcttcaacagcttcaacagcttcaacagcttcaacagcACCTACTACTGCTCCTGCCACAACAGCATCGACTGCATCAACAGCGtcaacagcttcaacagcttcaacagcttcaacagcACCTACTACTGCTCCTGCTACGACTGCATCGACTGCATCAACAGCATCTACAGCACCTACTACTGCTCCTGCCACAACGGCATCAACTGCATCAACAGCCtcaacagcatcaacagcgTCTACCGCATCTACAGCTTCTACCGCATCTACAGCATCAACTGCGTCAACAGCATCAACAGGGtcaacagcatcaacagcatccACAGCACCTACTACTGCTCCTGCCACAACAGCATCGACTGCAtcaacagcttcaacagcttcaacagcGTCTACCGCATCTACAGCTTCTACCGCATCTACAGCATCAACTGCGTCAACAGCATCAACAGGGtcaacagcatcaacagcatccACAGCACCTACTACTGCTCCTGCCACAACAGCATCGACTGCAtcaacagcttcaacagcttcaacagcttcaacagcGTCTACCGCATCTACAGCTTCTACCGCATCTACAGCATCAACTGCGTCAACAGCATCAACAGGatcaacagcatcaacagcatccACAGCACCTACTACTGCTCCTGCCACAACAGCATCGACTGCAtcaacagcttcaacagcttcaacagcGTCTACCGCATCTACAGCTTCTACCGCATCTACAGCATCAACAGGGtcaacagcatcaacagcatccACAGCACCTACTACTGCTCCTGCCACAACAGCATCGACTGCAtcaacagcttcaacagcttcaacagcttcaacagcGTCTACCGCATCTACAGCTTCTACCGCATCTACAGCATCAACAGGGtcaacagcatcaacagcatccACAGCACCTACTACTGCTCCTGCCACAACAGCATCGACTGCAtcaacagcttcaacagcttcaacagcGTCTACCGCATCTACAGCTTCTACCGCATCTACAGCATCAACTGCGTCAACAGCATCAACAGGGtcaacagcatcaacagcgTCAACAGCGtcaacagcatcaacagcatcaacagcatcaacagcttcaacagcatcaaccgcATCAACAGCACCCACTACGGCTCCTGACACAACTGCATCAACTGCAGCCACTACACCGactactacaactacaacAACACCTACAACAACTACGGTATCTACACCCACAACTACTACCTCCTCCGTCGCCACGACAATCGCCGCGTCACCGACCACGTGCAACCTGTTGGTGCGAGAAGAGTACAGCAGTCTTGTAGCGGAGTTCTGCTCCAACTTCAAGGCAGTTGCAGCATTTAATACCGAAGGTGCCAGCTGTGGCATCGTAGCATAA
- the LOC118507350 gene encoding uncharacterized protein LOC118507350 isoform X2: MRLTRLFYSTLLIGILQLTVAEDQVEVVKSVSPGDEAAKRDNDSDQVALESVDQDLQGSAPVQSYPQHLPSPLGHGAGGLGVGGPGLAKHGPGPQHGPVPHHGPPIPHGPSRGSLSLGQPFGPPPPPPQALPVAHAYHGPPPPPPPPGTLKAQASELSPEKLYGPPPAGNELWSSPLQDMPKIVSLDVKCEKQGMKVFVRFDKPFFGIVFSKGHYSNVNCVHLPAGLGKTSASFDIGIHECGTAGNTDNVLYNGYSGTDTNAGSYFENIIVLQYDPQVQEVWDQARKLRCTWHDQYEKSVTFRPFPVDMLDVIRADFAGDNVGCWMQIQVGKGPWASEVSGLVKIGQTMTMVLAIKDDDSKFDMLVRNCMAHDGKRAPIQLVDQRGCVTRPKLMSRFTKIKNFGASASVLSYAHFQAFKFPDSMEVHFQCTIQICRYQCPDQCTDPGVLDVHHLSGGPEHQQYGPPPPPPPPQSLDAHVFTSNRKRDDRRIRRTRATEPDQKEDVGLNRVIRVVSPGDLTFPIGPNSPNDTDAATMVFSAREEGLICMTTPGFTVTIVVLLSILLASCITSAFLCIRLKPFSLSLAKERSVAFTNPHLTPSVSGAVLTSGASSIVGTLKSTKSGATGSKTRMFYT, encoded by the exons TTGACGGTAGCCGAGGATCAGGTCGAGGTGGTGAAATCGGTTAGCCCGGGCGATGAGGCTGCCAAGCGCGATAACGATTCGGACCAAGTGGCGCTCGAGTCGGTCGATCAGGATCTGCAAGGATCGGCACCGGTACAGTCCTACCCGCAACACCTACCATCACCGTTGGGTCACGGTGCGGGAGGCTTGGGAGTAGGAGGACCGGGACTTGCCAAACATGGACCAGGACCACAGCACGGTCCAGTGCCGCACCATGGACCACCGATACCGCACGGACCTAGCCGAG GATCTCTAAGTCTTGGTCAACCGTTcggaccaccgccaccacctccCCAAGCACTGCCCGTAGCACACGCATACcacggaccaccaccaccaccaccacctccaggAACCCTGAAAGCCCAAGCCAGTGAGCTCAGCCCAGAGAAGCTGTACGGGCCGCCACCTGCCGGCAACGAACTATGGTCCTCACCGCTCCAGGACATGCCGAAAATAGTTTCGCTAGACGTCAAGTGCGAGAAGCAAGGCATGAAGGTGTTCGTTCGGTTCGATAAACCATTCTTCGGCATCGTCTTCTCCAAGGGTCACTACAGCAACGTCAACTGTGTGCATCTGCCGGCCGGGCTCGGCAAAACGTCCGCCTCGTTCGATATCGGCATCCACGAGTGCGGTACGGCTGGCAACACGGACAACGTCCTGTACAATGGTTACTCCGGCACGGACACGAACGCCGGCTCCTACTTCGAGAACATCATCGTGCTGCAGTACGATCCGCAGGTGCAGGAAGTGTGGGATCAGGCCCGCAAGCTTCGCTGCACCTGGCACGATCAGTACGAGAAGTCGGTCACCTTCCGGCCGTTCCCGGTCGACATGCTGGACGTGATTCGGGCCGATTTTGCGGGCGACAACGTGGGCTGCTGGATGCAGATCCAGGTCGGCAAGGGTCCGTGGGCGTCGGAAGTGTCCGGGTTGGTAAAGATCGGCcaaacgatgacgatggtgctGGCGATCAAGGACGACGACAGCAAGTTCGACATGCTGGTGCGCAACTGTATGGCGCACGATGGCAAGCGGGCACCGATTCAGCTGGTCGACCAGCGTGGTTGCGTGACCCGGCCGAAGCTGATGTCACGCTTTACCAAGATCAAGAACTTCGGTGCGAGCGCTTCGGTACTGTCGTACGCCCACTTCCAAGCGTTCAAGTTCCCGGACTCGATGGAGGTACACTTCCAGTGTACGATTCAGATCTGCCGCTACCAGTGCCCGGACCAGTGTACCGATCCGGGTGTGCTCGACGTACATCATCTCTCGGGCGGACCGGAACACCAGCAGTAcggaccaccgccaccaccaccgcccccACAGTCACTCGATGCGCACGTCTTCACCTCCAACCGGAAGCGTGACGATCGGCGGATTCGACGCACGCGTGCAACCGAACCGGACCAGAAGGAGGACGTCGGGCTGAACCGTGTCATTCGCGTAGTGTCACCGGGCGATCTTACCTTCCCGATCGGGCCAAACTCACCGAACGATACCGATGCTGCCACGATGGTGTTTTCCGCCCGCGAGGAAGGTCTCATCTGTATGACCACACCCGGGTTCACCGTAACGATTGTTGTGCTACTGTCCATTCTGCTTGCGTCCTGCATCACGTCCGCCTTTCTCTGCATACGCCTCAAACCGTTCTCGCTATCGCTAGCGAAGGAACGTTCGGTCGCATTCACCAATCCACATCTGACACCGTCCGTCTCCGGTGCGGTGCTGACCAGTGGTGCTAGCTCCATCGTCGGTACGCTCAAGTCAACGAAGTCGGGCGCCACCGGCAGCAAAACGCGCATGTTCTACACCTGA